The following are from one region of the Synechococcus sp. CBW1108 genome:
- the petC gene encoding cytochrome b6-f complex iron-sulfur subunit yields the protein MTQLPASASTGASNGDVPGMGRRQFMNLLTFGSVTGVALGALYPVARYFIPPKAAGSGGGTTAKDELGNTVTASGWLSTHKEGDRSLVQGLKGDPTYLLVEGSDAIGSYGINAICTHLGCVVPWNSGANKFMCPCHGSQYDATGKVVRGPAPLSLALSHVAVENDTVFMSQWSETDFRTGDKPWWA from the coding sequence ATGACCCAGCTGCCTGCGAGCGCTTCCACTGGCGCTTCAAATGGTGATGTCCCCGGAATGGGTCGTCGGCAGTTCATGAATCTGCTGACCTTCGGGTCGGTTACTGGCGTAGCCCTGGGCGCCCTCTATCCGGTGGCCCGCTACTTCATCCCCCCCAAGGCAGCAGGCAGCGGCGGCGGCACCACCGCCAAGGATGAGCTGGGCAACACAGTTACGGCCAGCGGCTGGCTCAGCACCCACAAGGAAGGCGACCGCAGCCTGGTGCAGGGACTCAAGGGTGACCCCACCTACCTGCTGGTGGAGGGAAGCGATGCCATCGGCAGCTACGGCATCAACGCCATCTGCACCCACCTGGGCTGCGTGGTGCCCTGGAACAGCGGCGCCAATAAGTTCATGTGCCCCTGCCACGGCTCCCAGTACGACGCCACCGGCAAGGTGGTGCGCGGCCCGGCCCCGCTCTCCCTGGCCCTGTCCCACGTTGCGGTGGAAAACGACACCGTCTTCATGAGCCAGTGGAGCGAAACCGACTTCCGCACCGGCGACAAGCCCTGGTGGGCCTGA
- a CDS encoding DUF3067 family protein, with translation MPVPGEGDGTLSGQEVWDLLLARWQVSYDLQLVQRRGRIYLQVMWAYLEQQSFPLSQEGYLLKLEELSGLLNGLGVAGQVRHWLLTTTDKPRQGRAMGLALEIPAGRASEFLL, from the coding sequence ATGCCGGTTCCCGGCGAAGGCGATGGAACTCTCTCGGGCCAGGAGGTTTGGGACCTGTTGCTGGCCCGCTGGCAGGTTTCCTACGATCTCCAGCTGGTGCAGCGGCGAGGCCGCATCTATTTGCAGGTGATGTGGGCCTACCTGGAGCAGCAGTCCTTTCCGCTGAGCCAGGAGGGTTACCTCCTCAAGCTCGAAGAGCTCAGCGGGCTGCTCAATGGTCTGGGGGTGGCGGGCCAGGTGCGGCACTGGCTGCTCACCACCACCGACAAGCCCAGGCAGGGGCGGGCGATGGGACTGGCCTTAGAGATTCCTGCCGGGCGAGCAAGCGAGTTTCTGCTCTGA
- the tatC gene encoding twin-arginine translocase subunit TatC has translation MSAESDPAKPGRADLPQPAPPPIRLASQPNLEEFPGEVEMSLVDHLEELRRRVLRSLLAVLLGAAGCLLAVKPLVRLLEMPAEGIRFLQLAPGEFLFVSLKVAGYAGLSLALPYVLYEGLSFVLPGLSRRERRLVAPAVAGSAVLFAAGLAFAWWALVPAALNFLVSYGADVVEPSWSIERYLDFVLLLMVATGLAFQLPVLQLLLGALGLVQAKAMISGWRWVVLASALAGAVLTPSTDPVTMLLLSGAITALYLVGIALVALSERLRPA, from the coding sequence ATGAGCGCCGAATCCGATCCAGCCAAACCAGGGAGAGCGGATCTGCCCCAGCCAGCTCCGCCCCCCATCCGGCTGGCCAGCCAACCAAACCTCGAGGAGTTTCCTGGGGAGGTGGAGATGAGCCTGGTGGACCATCTCGAGGAGCTGCGCCGGCGGGTGCTGCGCAGCCTGCTGGCGGTGCTCCTGGGCGCCGCTGGCTGCCTGCTGGCGGTCAAGCCACTGGTGCGCCTGCTGGAAATGCCTGCCGAGGGCATCCGCTTTCTGCAGCTGGCGCCAGGGGAATTTCTGTTCGTATCGCTGAAGGTGGCTGGCTACGCGGGGCTCAGCCTGGCCCTCCCCTACGTGCTCTACGAGGGGCTGTCCTTTGTGTTGCCAGGTCTGAGCCGCAGGGAGCGGCGACTGGTGGCGCCGGCGGTGGCGGGCTCAGCGGTGCTGTTTGCGGCCGGGCTGGCCTTCGCCTGGTGGGCCCTGGTGCCTGCGGCCCTGAACTTCCTGGTGAGCTACGGCGCTGACGTGGTGGAGCCGAGCTGGTCGATTGAGCGCTACCTGGATTTCGTGCTGCTGCTGATGGTGGCCACGGGCCTGGCCTTCCAGTTGCCCGTGTTGCAGCTGCTACTGGGTGCGCTGGGGCTGGTGCAGGCCAAGGCCATGATCTCGGGCTGGCGCTGGGTGGTGCTGGCAAGTGCCCTGGCCGGGGCCGTACTCACCCCCTCCACCGATCCGGTGACCATGCTGCTGCTCTCCGGCGCCATCACGGCCCTCTACCTGGTGGGCATCGCCCTGGTGGCCCTGAGTGAAAGGCTGCGCCCCGCCTGA
- a CDS encoding NFACT family protein produces MAPSRLQAVDVTTLRALLAEWRPLLLPSRFEKAQQSSPHTLQLSLRSLSGPHWLELSWQAEAARLHTIPAPPRQGDGSTLAQQLQHGLRGLALVEILQQGWERVVELGFARRPGEPVLGWLVVELMGRHSNLLLLDGERQVVALARQVKPKQSRLRPIGTGDPYQPPPPLAGEPPRLEESFQSWQRRLSLVPLPLQQALRDAYQGMSPALLRQLLPPGWGELEVGGLSPAQWQLLWQLWRQWLDAVAGEQFCWHIEPQGYRCWGKLCPQEPQGINRGLAAYFSEQLEASALLHHRQQLRHRLEAVAAKETRQAREQEALLAAVAEADVLQHQADALLSQIQPSRQCIDAAQKLYKTARKRRRSVAAITPRLELHHQRLAWLEASLTYLDQAENLNQVLGLAADLEALGSLPGLGGLSGQGSGPGRSVPRRARPGSVVEGVPQPLELHTASGLPLQVGRNHRQNDWISLRQARRGDLWFHAQEVPGSHVVLKSSQRLANEGDLQAAADLAAHFSRGRGNLRVPVVMVPTEDLQRIPGAAPGTVRHRGGTVLWGEPQRALSLLGGLSP; encoded by the coding sequence ATGGCCCCCTCTCGCCTGCAGGCAGTGGACGTGACGACCCTGCGGGCGCTGCTGGCTGAATGGCGGCCACTACTACTGCCCAGCCGCTTCGAGAAGGCCCAACAATCCAGCCCCCACACCCTGCAACTCAGCCTGCGCAGCCTCAGCGGGCCCCACTGGCTCGAGCTCAGCTGGCAGGCGGAAGCTGCCCGTCTGCACACGATCCCAGCGCCGCCCCGCCAGGGCGATGGCAGCACCCTGGCCCAGCAATTGCAGCATGGCCTGCGGGGGCTGGCCCTGGTGGAAATTCTCCAGCAGGGCTGGGAGCGGGTGGTGGAGCTTGGCTTCGCCCGACGCCCTGGCGAGCCCGTGCTGGGCTGGCTGGTGGTGGAACTGATGGGGCGCCACAGCAACCTGCTGCTGCTGGATGGCGAGCGCCAGGTGGTGGCTCTGGCCCGCCAGGTGAAACCGAAGCAATCGCGCCTGCGGCCAATCGGCACGGGGGATCCCTACCAGCCCCCGCCCCCCCTGGCCGGCGAGCCCCCGCGGCTCGAGGAGAGCTTCCAGAGCTGGCAGAGACGGCTGAGCCTGGTGCCCCTGCCGCTGCAGCAGGCCCTGAGGGACGCCTACCAGGGAATGAGCCCGGCCTTGCTGCGTCAGCTGCTGCCGCCGGGTTGGGGGGAGCTCGAGGTGGGCGGGCTCAGCCCAGCCCAATGGCAGCTGCTTTGGCAGCTATGGCGCCAGTGGCTCGACGCCGTTGCAGGGGAGCAGTTCTGCTGGCACATCGAGCCGCAGGGCTACCGCTGCTGGGGCAAACTGTGCCCGCAGGAGCCCCAGGGGATCAACCGGGGCCTGGCCGCCTATTTCAGCGAGCAGCTGGAGGCCAGCGCCCTGCTGCACCATCGACAGCAACTGCGCCACCGGCTCGAGGCTGTCGCCGCCAAAGAAACCCGTCAGGCCCGGGAACAGGAGGCCCTGCTGGCGGCAGTTGCCGAGGCCGACGTCCTGCAGCATCAGGCCGACGCCCTCCTCAGCCAGATCCAACCCAGCCGCCAGTGCATCGACGCAGCCCAGAAGCTCTACAAAACCGCCCGCAAACGCCGCCGCTCCGTGGCGGCGATCACTCCGCGGCTGGAGCTGCACCACCAGCGGCTGGCCTGGTTGGAGGCAAGCCTCACCTATCTCGATCAGGCCGAAAACCTCAACCAGGTGCTGGGCCTGGCCGCTGACCTAGAAGCGCTGGGTAGTTTGCCTGGGCTGGGCGGTTTATCTGGGCAAGGCAGTGGACCTGGCCGCAGCGTGCCCCGCCGGGCCCGGCCCGGCTCCGTGGTCGAGGGCGTGCCCCAGCCCCTGGAACTGCACACCGCTTCCGGCCTGCCCCTGCAGGTGGGGCGCAACCACCGCCAAAACGACTGGATCAGCCTCCGGCAGGCCCGCCGCGGAGATCTTTGGTTCCATGCCCAGGAAGTGCCGGGGAGCCATGTGGTGCTGAAGAGTTCCCAGCGGCTGGCCAACGAGGGCGATCTGCAGGCCGCCGCAGATCTGGCGGCCCACTTCAGCCGCGGCCGGGGCAACCTGCGGGTCCCGGTGGTGATGGTTCCCACCGAAGACCTACAGCGCATCCCCGGGGCCGCGCCCGGTACGGTGCGCCATCGCGGCGGCACCGTGCTCTGGGGCGAGCCCCAGCGCGCTCTTAGCCTGCTTGGGGGACTGTCACCATGA
- the gmk gene encoding guanylate kinase, with amino-acid sequence MSALPGRLTLITGPSGVGKGTLVKGLLERHPEIWLSISATTRGPRAGEVDGEHYFFLSRDAFERQVAGAGFLEWAEFAGNLYGTPRQPVEAQLAAGRPVLLEIELEGARQVRRSFGAGFQIFVEPPSFKELERRIRGRGSDSEDSIARRLERARIELAAAPEFDARLLNGNLEEALAQLEQLMGLNG; translated from the coding sequence ATGAGCGCCCTGCCCGGCCGCCTCACCCTGATCACCGGCCCCAGTGGGGTTGGCAAGGGCACCCTGGTGAAGGGATTGCTGGAGAGGCACCCAGAGATCTGGCTCTCCATCTCGGCCACCACCCGGGGCCCCCGGGCCGGCGAGGTGGATGGTGAGCACTATTTTTTCCTGAGTAGGGATGCCTTTGAGCGGCAAGTGGCCGGGGCGGGCTTCCTGGAGTGGGCTGAATTTGCCGGCAACCTCTACGGCACCCCCCGTCAGCCGGTGGAGGCCCAACTTGCAGCTGGCCGGCCCGTGCTGCTGGAAATTGAGCTGGAGGGGGCCCGGCAGGTGCGCAGGAGCTTTGGCGCCGGATTCCAGATTTTCGTGGAGCCGCCCAGCTTCAAGGAGCTGGAACGCCGCATCCGGGGCCGCGGCAGTGACAGTGAGGACTCAATCGCTCGCCGCCTGGAGCGGGCCCGCATTGAACTGGCGGCAGCCCCGGAATTCGACGCCAGGCTGCTGAACGGCAACCTGGAAGAGGCCCTTGCTCAGCTGGAGCAGCTGATGGGCCTGAACGGCTAG
- the psaJ gene encoding photosystem I reaction center subunit IX, giving the protein MKKFLTTAPVFAAVWFTITAGILIEFNRFFPDLLFHPL; this is encoded by the coding sequence ATGAAAAAGTTCCTCACCACCGCTCCGGTTTTTGCCGCCGTCTGGTTCACCATCACGGCCGGCATCCTGATCGAGTTCAACCGCTTCTTCCCCGACCTGCTCTTCCATCCGCTCTGA
- a CDS encoding Photosystem I reaction center subunit III encodes MRRFISPRLFAVLLSAFLLVGFAPMAHADVAGLTPCSESARFQQRAATAKTEQAKARFAMYSQAVCGADGLPHLIVDGRWSHAGDFMIPGIAFLYIAGCIGWAGRNYLRAIRGDKDATMKEIQIDLPLAFKSTLAAATWPLAAFGELTSGKLLESDDKVTVSPR; translated from the coding sequence ATGCGCCGTTTTATCTCCCCCAGACTCTTCGCAGTTCTGCTCTCAGCCTTCCTGTTGGTCGGCTTTGCCCCCATGGCCCATGCGGACGTGGCGGGCCTGACCCCCTGCTCCGAAAGCGCCCGCTTTCAGCAGCGGGCCGCCACCGCCAAAACTGAGCAGGCCAAGGCCCGTTTTGCCATGTACAGCCAGGCCGTTTGCGGTGCCGATGGCCTGCCCCACCTGATCGTGGACGGTCGCTGGAGCCACGCCGGCGACTTCATGATCCCGGGTATTGCCTTCCTATACATAGCCGGTTGCATCGGCTGGGCTGGTCGCAACTACCTGCGGGCGATCCGGGGCGACAAGGACGCCACCATGAAAGAGATCCAGATCGATCTGCCGCTGGCCTTCAAGAGCACCCTGGCCGCCGCCACCTGGCCCCTGGCCGCCTTTGGCGAACTCACCAGCGGCAAGCTGCTCGAATCCGACGACAAGGTCACGGTTTCGCCACGCTGA
- the tsaD gene encoding tRNA (adenosine(37)-N6)-threonylcarbamoyltransferase complex transferase subunit TsaD, which produces MPTVLALETSCDESAAAIVRDRTLLASALASQVEEHARWGGVVPEIASRRHVEALPQLIAQVCLESDVALADLDGIAATVAPGLVGALLVASVTGRTLARLFAKPFVAVHHLEGHLCSVQLGEPLPPGPYLVLLVSGGHTELLRVDGPGRYLRLGRSHDDAAGEAFDKVARLLGLAYPGGPAIEAAGREGDPSRFALPKGRVSRPEGGYYPYDFSFSGLKTAMLRQVRALEQARPAEPLPLADLAASFEQVVAEVLVERSCRCAREQGLETLVLVGGVAANRRLRALLEQSCRRDGLAWRVAPLAYCTDNAAMIGLAAAQRLAAGQTSSLELGVGARMPLEQADRLYEHPGCF; this is translated from the coding sequence ATGCCCACGGTTCTTGCCCTCGAAACAAGTTGTGACGAGTCGGCGGCAGCGATTGTGCGCGACCGGACGCTGCTGGCCAGTGCCCTGGCTTCCCAGGTGGAAGAGCACGCCCGCTGGGGGGGTGTGGTGCCCGAAATCGCCTCCCGTCGCCATGTGGAGGCCTTGCCCCAGCTGATCGCCCAGGTGTGCCTTGAAAGCGATGTCGCCCTGGCCGACCTCGACGGCATTGCCGCCACCGTTGCCCCCGGCTTGGTGGGGGCCCTGCTGGTGGCGTCTGTGACAGGTCGCACCCTGGCTCGCCTCTTTGCCAAGCCCTTTGTGGCCGTGCACCATCTGGAGGGTCACCTCTGCTCGGTGCAGCTGGGGGAGCCACTGCCGCCCGGCCCATACCTGGTGCTGCTGGTCAGCGGTGGCCACACCGAACTGCTGCGGGTCGATGGGCCCGGCCGCTATCTGCGCCTGGGCCGGAGCCATGACGATGCGGCCGGAGAGGCTTTTGACAAGGTGGCCCGGCTGCTGGGCCTGGCCTATCCGGGCGGTCCGGCGATCGAGGCCGCTGGCCGGGAGGGCGATCCCAGCCGCTTTGCCCTGCCCAAGGGCCGGGTATCTCGCCCGGAGGGGGGCTATTACCCCTACGACTTCAGTTTCAGTGGCCTCAAGACGGCGATGTTGCGCCAGGTCCGGGCCCTGGAGCAGGCCAGGCCCGCTGAGCCCCTGCCCCTGGCCGATCTGGCGGCCAGCTTCGAGCAGGTGGTGGCGGAGGTGTTGGTGGAGCGGAGTTGCCGCTGCGCCCGGGAGCAGGGACTTGAAACCCTGGTGTTGGTTGGGGGAGTGGCAGCCAACAGGCGGCTGCGGGCCCTGCTGGAGCAGAGCTGCCGGCGGGATGGCCTGGCCTGGCGGGTGGCGCCGCTGGCCTACTGCACCGACAACGCAGCCATGATCGGCCTGGCGGCTGCCCAGCGGCTGGCGGCCGGTCAGACCAGCTCCCTGGAGCTGGGGGTTGGGGCCCGAATGCCGCTGGAGCAGGCAGATCGGCTCTATGAACACCCTGGATGCTTTTAA
- a CDS encoding high light inducible protein — protein MTPLDGESDPLERPAPTSHSPVQVAGEPSHVAGEEVPPTELNAWRRGFTPQAEIWNGRLAMVGLSVGLSVLVVARLASR, from the coding sequence ATGACCCCCCTCGACGGCGAGAGCGATCCCCTGGAGCGTCCTGCTCCCACGTCACACTCCCCTGTTCAAGTAGCTGGCGAGCCCAGTCATGTCGCTGGCGAAGAGGTGCCGCCAACCGAGCTGAACGCCTGGCGCCGTGGTTTCACTCCCCAGGCTGAGATCTGGAATGGTCGCCTGGCGATGGTTGGGCTTTCGGTGGGACTTTCAGTTCTGGTGGTGGCCCGGTTGGCCAGCCGCTGA
- a CDS encoding type IV pilus twitching motility protein PilT, protein MSQSPFPPSPFPAAPPSPPAASRPSFESVSQPDNLEGIVRIAHEQGFSDVHLGVGEEPRFRARGEMTGTGWPSTDAARFNGWMREMLSPAAIDGFQRDKDYDGSHAFPFVRVRINLMDSLRGPAMVLRLVPQKIASLEDLNLPPVLQELCRRPKGMVLVSGATGSGKSTTMAAMVDWINSNQSRHILTIEDPVEFVHVSRRSLIRQREVGQHTKLFAKALRAALREDPDVILIGEIRDRETLDTAIEASQTGHLLFATLHTNSAIKTVERMLGMYPPSEQESVRRAVSETLLGVIAQGLIKTNDGKRAAYHDILINTDACKDYIQRGELDAIEQIMGRSGFDGMQTANQSLQILVEQGRVNPVDAIAESPKANELAQALRGRY, encoded by the coding sequence ATGAGTCAATCCCCCTTTCCCCCCTCGCCCTTCCCGGCCGCGCCCCCCTCACCGCCGGCCGCCAGCCGCCCCAGCTTCGAAAGCGTCAGCCAGCCTGACAACCTGGAGGGCATCGTGCGGATCGCCCACGAGCAGGGCTTCTCCGATGTGCACCTCGGCGTGGGTGAGGAACCCCGCTTCCGGGCCAGGGGGGAAATGACAGGCACCGGCTGGCCGAGCACGGATGCGGCCCGCTTCAACGGCTGGATGCGGGAGATGCTCAGCCCCGCCGCCATCGACGGCTTCCAGCGCGATAAGGACTACGACGGCTCCCACGCCTTCCCCTTTGTGCGGGTGCGCATCAACCTGATGGATTCGTTGCGGGGGCCCGCGATGGTGCTGAGGCTGGTCCCCCAGAAGATCGCCAGCCTCGAAGACCTCAACCTGCCGCCGGTGCTGCAGGAGCTCTGCCGCAGGCCCAAGGGAATGGTCCTGGTGAGCGGAGCCACCGGCTCTGGCAAGAGCACCACCATGGCGGCCATGGTCGATTGGATCAACAGCAACCAGAGCCGGCACATCCTCACGATTGAGGATCCGGTTGAGTTTGTGCACGTCAGTCGTCGCTCCCTGATTCGCCAGCGGGAGGTGGGCCAGCACACCAAGCTGTTTGCCAAAGCGCTGCGGGCAGCCCTGCGGGAGGATCCGGATGTGATCCTGATCGGGGAGATTCGCGACCGGGAAACCCTGGACACCGCCATCGAGGCCTCCCAGACCGGCCATCTGCTGTTTGCCACCCTCCATACCAACTCCGCCATCAAGACGGTGGAACGGATGCTGGGCATGTACCCGCCCAGCGAGCAGGAGAGCGTGCGCCGGGCAGTATCGGAGACCTTGCTGGGCGTAATCGCCCAGGGGCTCATAAAAACCAATGACGGCAAACGGGCCGCCTACCACGACATCCTGATCAACACCGACGCCTGCAAGGACTACATCCAGCGCGGCGAACTCGACGCCATCGAGCAAATAATGGGCCGCAGCGGCTTTGACGGGATGCAGACTGCCAACCAATCCCTGCAGATCCTGGTGGAGCAGGGCCGGGTCAACCCCGTGGACGCCATTGCCGAGAGTCCCAAAGCCAACGAACTGGCCCAGGCCCTGCGTGGTCGCTACTGA
- the wecB gene encoding non-hydrolyzing UDP-N-acetylglucosamine 2-epimerase — MSKPLVTIVLGTRPEAIKLAPVIRAFQRAEDFRTRVVLTGQHREMVSQVMALFGLTADHDLDLMVPKQTLTHITCGALQGLQQEFASHRPDLVLVQGDTTTAFASALAAFYEQIPVGHVEAGLRTDNLLDPFPEEANRRLISQVTQLHFAPTPLSAANCRASGVVGTVLMTGNTVIDALLLMAEQAPPYQLPGLDFERQRVILATVHRRENWGERLQEIGRGFRELLDRYPDTALLLPLHRNPTVREPLQALLGDHPRAFLVEPLDYDQLVAAMRGATLVMSDSGGLQEEAPSLGKPVLVLRRTTERPEAVEAGTARLIGTDSADMVAEASRLLDNPEAYEAMARAHNPFGDGQASGRIVEAARSFLVSAQRATSP, encoded by the coding sequence GTGTCTAAGCCCTTAGTCACGATCGTGCTGGGCACCCGTCCGGAGGCCATCAAGCTGGCACCGGTGATCCGGGCGTTCCAGCGGGCCGAGGATTTCCGCACCCGGGTGGTGCTCACCGGCCAGCACCGCGAAATGGTGAGCCAGGTGATGGCCTTGTTTGGCCTGACGGCCGACCACGACCTGGACCTGATGGTGCCCAAGCAGACCCTCACCCACATCACCTGCGGCGCCCTGCAGGGGCTGCAGCAGGAATTCGCCAGCCATCGCCCCGATCTGGTGCTGGTGCAGGGCGACACCACCACGGCCTTCGCCTCTGCCCTGGCGGCCTTCTATGAGCAGATCCCGGTGGGCCATGTGGAGGCCGGGCTGCGCACCGACAACCTGCTCGATCCCTTCCCCGAGGAGGCCAACCGCCGCCTGATCTCCCAGGTAACCCAGCTGCACTTTGCCCCCACCCCCCTCTCGGCGGCCAACTGCCGGGCTTCCGGCGTGGTGGGCACGGTGTTGATGACCGGCAATACGGTGATCGATGCCCTGCTGCTGATGGCCGAGCAGGCACCGCCTTACCAGTTGCCCGGCCTGGATTTCGAGCGGCAGCGGGTGATCCTGGCCACGGTGCACCGGCGCGAAAATTGGGGTGAGCGGCTGCAGGAGATTGGCCGCGGCTTCCGTGAGCTGCTGGACCGGTACCCGGACACCGCCCTGTTGCTACCCCTGCACCGCAATCCCACCGTGCGCGAACCGCTGCAGGCCCTGTTGGGCGACCATCCGCGGGCCTTCCTAGTGGAGCCCCTCGACTACGACCAGCTGGTGGCGGCGATGCGCGGCGCCACCTTGGTGATGAGCGATTCGGGCGGTCTGCAGGAGGAGGCGCCATCGCTGGGCAAGCCGGTGCTGGTGCTGCGCCGCACCACCGAGCGGCCCGAGGCAGTGGAGGCGGGCACCGCCCGGCTGATTGGCACCGACAGCGCCGACATGGTGGCGGAGGCCAGTCGCCTGCTCGACAACCCCGAGGCCTACGAGGCCATGGCCCGGGCCCACAACCCCTTCGGCGATGGCCAGGCTTCGGGGCGGATTGTGGAGGCTGCCCGCAGCTTCCTGGTCTCAGCGCAACGGGCGACAAGCCCCTAG
- a CDS encoding efflux RND transporter periplasmic adaptor subunit: MIFAPRLIPTLTPPPAVSSPSAASKPISGPGPGPSRPWQKQRRLWAAAAAAVVLVAGIALIQRQRGPSSASLATYTVLAASGNLPGVVSVSGELAAEKRVNVSPKRQGVIEELYVEEGDQVLRGQALARMDRGDLDDRLGELQAQLNSAQAELVRSRSELERNERLYRQNAISLSDYNRVRSTFLVDQAGVRAAGQRLAARRVELAELVVRAPFAGVISQRFADPGSFVTPTTTASATAGATSSSIVELSQGLEVIAKVPESDIGRVHMGQSATVRVDAFPDQRFEAKVLRITPRAVKINNVTSFDVVLRLVGEPPELRIGMTADIGFRTGQVRAETLVPTVAIVTESGRPGVLLVGKNNQPTFQPVELGISSGKDTQIISGLKSGTRVFIDLPPWAKKRP; encoded by the coding sequence GTGATCTTCGCCCCCAGGCTGATCCCCACCCTCACTCCGCCACCGGCAGTGTCCAGCCCATCGGCAGCGTCAAAGCCAATCTCCGGGCCCGGCCCTGGCCCAAGCCGGCCCTGGCAAAAGCAACGGCGCCTGTGGGCAGCGGCCGCTGCGGCGGTGGTGCTGGTGGCTGGCATCGCCTTGATCCAGCGGCAGCGCGGCCCGAGCAGCGCCAGCCTGGCGACTTACACCGTGCTTGCCGCCTCCGGCAACCTGCCTGGCGTGGTGAGTGTCAGTGGCGAGCTGGCAGCTGAAAAAAGGGTGAATGTGAGCCCCAAACGCCAAGGCGTAATCGAAGAGCTCTATGTGGAGGAGGGCGACCAGGTGCTACGCGGCCAGGCCCTGGCCCGCATGGATCGCGGTGACCTCGACGACCGCTTGGGGGAGCTCCAGGCCCAGCTGAACTCAGCCCAGGCCGAACTGGTGCGCAGCCGCAGCGAACTGGAGCGCAACGAGCGGCTCTATCGCCAGAACGCCATCAGCCTGAGTGACTACAACAGGGTGCGCAGCACCTTTCTGGTGGATCAAGCTGGCGTGCGCGCCGCTGGTCAACGGCTAGCAGCCCGCCGGGTGGAGCTGGCCGAGCTGGTGGTGCGGGCCCCCTTTGCTGGCGTGATCAGCCAGCGCTTCGCCGATCCCGGTTCCTTTGTGACCCCCACCACCACCGCCTCAGCCACCGCAGGCGCCACCAGCTCCTCGATCGTGGAACTCTCCCAGGGCCTGGAAGTGATTGCCAAGGTGCCCGAGAGCGACATCGGCAGGGTGCACATGGGCCAAAGCGCCACGGTGCGGGTGGATGCCTTTCCAGACCAGCGCTTCGAGGCCAAGGTGCTGCGGATCACACCAAGGGCCGTCAAGATCAACAACGTCACCTCCTTCGATGTGGTGCTGCGCCTGGTGGGTGAGCCGCCCGAGCTGCGGATCGGCATGACCGCCGACATCGGCTTCCGAACCGGCCAGGTGCGGGCCGAAACCCTGGTGCCCACCGTGGCGATCGTGACCGAATCGGGCCGCCCAGGAGTCCTGCTGGTGGGCAAGAACAACCAGCCCACCTTCCAGCCGGTGGAGCTGGGCATCAGCAGCGGCAAGGACACCCAGATAATCTCGGGGCTCAAGAGCGGCACCCGGGTGTTCATCGACCTGCCCCCCTGGGCCAAGAAACGCCCCTAG